The Gossypium hirsutum isolate 1008001.06 chromosome D06, Gossypium_hirsutum_v2.1, whole genome shotgun sequence genome contains the following window.
ttttcaacccttaaataagaggataatttTCTTCAACGCAGTCGAACTCACATCCTCCTGCACTGACAATAATATTGATACCAATTAAGCTAAaactatgatttttttcatttaatcaaaagataaaaaagacaaaattgaatctTGTAATTTTAGAGAGAAACTATagagataattattttattaagccAAAGAGGGGTGAAGGTAATCAAAAGTAAAGATGTTCATGGGACATTGGCAAGGGTTTCGATTTCTACACTGCTCGATACTAAAGCTCGACATTTTACGTTCTCGAACCTGCAGGTCAAGGCTAGGAGATGATCATCTAATATAGAATGGAGACTTTAGTTGCTGAATTATTCAATCATAACCCCAAAAACAACTAATCTATAGTATTTAGATTCAAGTGCGAATATTTTTCATCATTCACAACACTTAATTCAATCAGTTCATATTCAAATGTAAATAcatcaaaaactccaaaaaaaatctaaaactatCGGAAATTTCACTAATCTCTAAATCTAATGGtgaatttaatttcattattggAAAGAAGTGGTACTACCTTTTTTGGGACAACGAAACCAAGCTTTCCTTGCAACGAGTACAATACCATTGTAATAATAACTGAGATTGGCCGTCCATTTGCTTGCTTTTGGTATCATACCAAATGAATCTGTGATGGCTATCTTGAAAGAGAATGTCTTTATATTTAATGTCCCTAATTGATCTAAACATTACTTGATCTTGTGAGATTGGTACTTCAATGGTGAGTTGTTTAATCCAACTATCCGGCGCACCATATTCCTTCATCACCCATACTTTATAAACATTCACATTTGGTCCCTGCTTGACAACTAAAGAGGAGAAGAAGTCCCGATATTCCGTGATAAAAAACTGGACGTCACCTTGAAAATCTGGATCATTTGGTAAATTAATCTCTCGAAACACCTCCTCATCAAATTGAAACGATACGACGGTTTTGATAATTTTCTTGGATGATGATTTCTTCAATCCTTGCCAATGAAAAGCTCCATTGAAACACCCGCTGCCTCGATACAAAGGCAACAATGTCCACAAACTTGGATTCTCTATCTTTATCATTTTCCAAGAATTCATGTTTGAACTATAAACTTGAACCTGAGCTTCCGATGAAGACGAATCACGACGGTAGCTAACCTTTACCACTTTATAGTCATTGAATTTACGACAAAACCCAAAACCAATGCCGGAAAGAAAATCATTATGGTCATGATAACATTGAGGAAGCTCCATAATTTCTCTCGTGGAAGGACTGCAAATATGTATTCTCAACCTATCATCTTTCTTCAGAAAGCAGCGTATCTTATCGCTTAAGCAAACTAATCCATTGATGGAACCAATTATGTATTTTCGTGGTTGGTCAAAAGAGGACCTCGAAAGTTGGATTCCATAAGAATAACATCCATGAACCAAAAAACCATCCGTATTGCTACCGTAACAATTCAAATGCATGGCGATGAAAGTAGAGTCTCCGATGAGATTACGCCACGATTTTTTAACGGTTTTGAATCGGAACAAACTTTTGACGGGCAATCTTGATAGAATTTCTCTTTCGATCTCCTCTGGAACTTGAAAACTTCCTACAAACTCCTTCCTTCTCATCATCCTCTTCAAGAGGTTTTCTAgtcaaaaccctaaaccctactaAGGCTTTGTCATTTAAGAGATTTATCACATAAACTTATACTTGGGcataatttcttattttattttatttggtatagttttgttatatttaaacttattttttttaattaatttaaggtAGATTGGTAATTAATATTAGATTTGGTAAACTTGctttgtaatttaatatatttatgggATAAacttcaaaattatacataaattttgattcaatgtacaatttgatatataaatttatataatattttattaggtcataccattttatatttatataatatttttatttattaattactttatttattcatgttaCTTTTAGTTATATAAATTGTGTTCTTGTATCTAATAACATTTAGGAACAATTCATAAAATCATGATTGTTCTGCCGGGTATGGTGTTTGATCCTAGCAACGTGAAGATGTACTCTCTATTTACTTTCCTACGTTGATCGTGATGTGGTAGATATTTTTAACCATCAATATAATGATTTTATCGTGATTTTTGATAGTTATTCATGCAAGCCTTGTTTTGATATATGAATAATGACTTGCATCAAAGAAATTAACGAACGATTTGTGTTTAGACTTCGAAAAAAGATTTTTCAAAATAAGGATGATGGGATAAGACCTAAGAGGATTGTGCAAGGTGGCAATGGGGGGTTTTGGAGATCTTCCATGGGCGTTAGACCTATATTTATGATAGTAAAGTGATAGGGTATACGAATATGCTAAACTTTTATGAATATAGTGGTAATAATAGTGATGATGGGAAAAAGagcaaaaaagataaaattacgtGTGAGTATGGACTTAAGGGAGATATGTTTGAAGAATGGGTTATTTATAAGATAAAAAATACTTTAGGTCAATAGATGGATGAATTACCACTGTATCTTTGTTTTCTCAAGAAATTTTCAACCTTCTAATTGattacaaatgtttttttttttttggaaaactgTGGAGGACGTACATAGACATTTTTTCGTAGGGTATAATACGttattagtctttgtacttttcaaaatttcaaaatttagttattttatttttaagattttacaattcaaattcaactgtTAACACAGTTaaaattttttggataaaattcaggttaattacaatgtcattttttttaattatatgtttattaagtgagtatttttttttaaaatgtcatgtcaataaatttagaaaaaaaaaacttttaatagtgttaacaatagatcttaaattttgaaatccaaaaagtagagactaaattttgaaaaataaaagaataggggttaaatttcaaaattttggaaaaaaatggatTTGTAGtatattttaaccattttcataagGAAGACAAGAATTCAGAAAAACCTTTCTAAAATTATGTTTCGTAAGACCCTGTAAAAGTAATAATGAGAAAGTAAATGAAAAGTGAGAGGAAATGGgcaaaatttaataattcaatgaaAAGATTTTGGTGCACTCAAAATAACAACTTGTTTCACTTACTAATTTaaatgattttcttttaaataaaaatataaaatcctaaaaaagaaaaccctaatcCATTTAAACATGAAACTTTGTGATATACAATGAATGTAATGCTGTAATATATTTGGATAAATTGAGAAGTCTCTGAAGCACTTTTCATAGAGTCATAATCCTATGAAAACTGTTGATTCACACACCACAAAGCTTTCAATTTTAGGATTCGTACATAGATAGGCTACTAAtgtcttaaaaaaaaaaaagcaggaaTCAAGATTTTCAGAATCGAATTGGTGAATGAACCTGTCATTGGCCAAAATTCAAATACTAATGACAATTCCTTTCAGTGCCAAGCATAAGCAGGTAATTGATGAGCCTGGAGAAGTATTATGAGTGCAAGAGATGTAATGAAGCACATCACCTGGCAAAGAGAAAATAGATTGAGAGAAGCAAATCTATTATGTGAAGCAAATCGTGGAATGGTTCAAGACGAATTGCAAAACATGGGCATCCGTAGGTGGTGGGAAACAAAACCTCTGTTTGAAGGCAATGAAAAACCGAAATGGAAACTTGCCCATGATGGTAAGTTTTCTGTAAAATCAGCATACTTTTACCAACTCAATAATTAAGATGACAGAAGGCTGAACTCCATCACTTTGAACATACCCAATGATGTTTGGAAGATGCTATGGTCAGCCACAATACCTTTTAAAGTTGCCATCTCTTGTGTGGAAGATTCTCAACATTCATAAAAGTAGTAATAGATCTATGCGTACTTGGTGCACTTTCTTTCGAGCTGAGGCAGAGACCGTTCAGAGATACAACCTCGGTGTTCATTCAATTGGCACTTGGACTATATGCAAGTCATGGAACAAGATAAGAATGAAAAGGAAATCATGCCTGAAAACTTCACGAGCTTTGTTATCACTTCGTGGAGCATTTGGATCCATAAGAACAAAGTTTTATTTGAAGGTGCTACTCCAAATGCTATGGCAGTTATTGAAGCAGCATATTAACTGTCATAGCATTTGGAAGTCACCCAGACCCCCAAGAAAACAGTGAAGTACAAGTACCACTCAGAGAAACACCCTAGTTATATTGGATCTCCTCATCAAAACACCGTTCAAAACATGGCACAATATTCATGAGAACTTCAACCACGACAAtggagtagctagaaagctgatGATAATCCAATTCACTCTGGTGATGGCTATACAACATGAAATTTCTTGGTGTGTCATTTGGACAAGAGGAAGGGTCACCGAAGATAAGCGTAATCCTATTCATTGGGAGTTTAAACCAAAATCATGGATGATATCAACACCTTGAGGAAATTGCTACAGAATTTGTACACTGAAAACGGGATACAACCAAACTGATAGTTTTAGCTTCTCATCTGGTACTTGATTTTTCacttttgtattaaaaaaaaaattaaaatgtttagaGTTGAAGCTCGATTCATTTTTTAAACCAACTTAATACTTTCAGACTTAAATAGGTAACCAAAGTCTTGCACAGGTTAGGATAATAGGTTTAAGAACTAGAAAACCCAATAAGCAACAATAATACTGAATTCTGCTAAAATGGAGGTGGTGTTGTTTGCctcttattatatataaaaaaaaaaaactcaagttgAAAAGTGACATTTAACAGAGAAATTCAAGCATGACTTTCTACTTGTGCTCTAAGGATTAACCAAATATTCACTAGTGTCTGGCTCTGGCACTGGCACATCTACAGGGATTGTCTCTTTTTTCGGAACCGGGCAGAGCTCATTAGTCCGCAAACTCAAGCCTCTGTATGTACAGAAACCGGCTCCTTTATTTTGGTTCATAGTTATTTTCCATTATGAGGATACAGAGCTTGCAGTTGCCTCAGACTGTTTCTCTTCAAGCTGAGATTTGAGGAACGCCAGCACTGAAAGGCGCTGCAAAGTGAAAACGAACATGAGAAACCCATTTTCTGGGGATTAGTTATAGCTTAAAAACTTGCATTTGAGGAGAAACCTTACCCTTGGCTCGAGACCAGCTTCTTCGGATTTCAGTGTCAAAGATTCTAACAATTTTATGCCTTCTTGAAATCCATCAACCGCCACATCCTCTTTTCCAAGAGTTCTGTCTACATCTGCAACTTTTGCAAGAGAAACGGCTACATCCAGAATCTGCAAATACAAAAGCAACAATACACTGTTGAATGCCAACAGAAGCATCAAAGTCGGAACGTAATGGAGCTTCTCGAGTACTAGAATGGATTTCAATTGTAAATCCATCACAGAAAAAAAGAACCAAAATTCAGTAAACTgaaaattttgcaactttttgCAGTTAAATAAATAGATTGGGCAAAAGATATATCAAAAGTCTGAggaataaaaatacataaatatttgaAACTAATAATTCGGGTTTTTGCATAAACTTTTCGAGTGAGTTCACTTATTTCAACATTTAATAACATAGAAAACTATATATAGATAACCGTTTAAATCATTCCAAGTAAACATTCTTTATTATTGGCAATTAGACTTGTCCAAGAGCAGAGCTGCCCACCTGGCCAAAGATAAGGTAATTAGTAAGTCGGGTTGCCCATGGACACATCTACTGGCATCAATCAATGAAACAAACTAGTGGGATTACTAAACCATGTACCAAAATGAACCTATCTTACCAAAACTCAGGTTTAAGTGTAGGATACAGGTTTGGGATCGACACGGGTATGTTGAGATTTATTCCTGACTTTTTACGTGTATTTGAATGGTCCTTGGAGAATCATATCCACACACATCAATGTCCGAATATGCATTGGACACAAGTACTTCAACAAAAATGAAGAATCAAAGAAACATAGCGTTAACTAGTTTCTTACTTTTTACAAATAATATACCCATTCAGTTTCCACAGGCAGCGGTTTTGACATAAACTTCAACAAAGTTCAACTAACTCAGACTAGCCTTCCATTTTTGGGTTAATTTAGACCAGCTAAAGGAACAGGTGAGGTGAGATCACAACCCTAAACCAAGCCTGTGGTATTATACCATACCCAGAGCATGTCAGAATGATAATACTCTGTTTTTTTACTAACTACTATCAAGGTTGGACTAATTTGGAAAGATTGGCATTTACTTTATACTCCCTTGCTCCTCCaactgtttcttttttttttttttttcctttaagtACCCTTGTCCAACACTGACATCAAACACATATCCAATCATGGCCATGGGGAATACAATTCTCCAAGAACTGTCCAAATACatgtaaaaacaaattaaaaaatgaacACAACTGTGTTCAATGCATGCTCATATCCAATACTCACACCCAAGTCCAAGTAACATGGAAACCCACTATTTAGTCATGGTTTTGGTTCCCAGTCGAATTTTATTAGTAGCAATGATTGGGGCTATAACTGACCATACAAGAAGACATAAGGTGAAAAGACCAGTCAGCTGGTGTACTTCACTAGCCGTGAGTTTTTAGAACATGAAAAGTAAGGAATTCTAAAGTTTAGTCATTGTAAGAATGGTTTAGTTTAATAGTTGCATCAAAGTTTAATAATAACATGCTAAGCTAAAACGAAagggttaaaaaaaaaaaaggaagagtaAAAAACAAGCATCTTACCTGTGAAGCAACACCTGGATGGTTTTTGATGACATCACGGCGGACACCCAGTGATCGGAAGTAGTAAGACCTTGATGCTTGAAGATCTCCATCATAATACTTTAGGTCTCCGATTTTGTTAAGTGAAACGGATAGTGTATGTGTGATCTGCAGAAAGTATGTTTGAAAATGATGATCATGACGGCCTAATTAATAAGAAAGCATCGCAAGGAAAGTTTGTGTTGTAACCTCAAGATCATCAGCTGGCAATTTTGTAAGGAACTCAACACTCTCCTCGAAATAATTGATTGCAGCAGCAGCATCTCCCATTGCTCGACTGCAAAAAACTTGAACGTTCAGTTTTACTCAAACAATTGCCTTGCAAATATAAAGATGTCTTCTCCAGTTGTCCATATTAGACAGTTTGGCTTTAGACAGTTTGGCTCTTTCAGGATTCTTCTCTAAGTTTTCTGATATCATGCTTACAGTCTATGAAGCACGGACTCTTCTGTAAAGGGAGCATCTACATGTCAGATATGGACACAGCTTTGACATGGCAAAATACATGTGAGGACatgtaaaaatcaataaaaacaaaaTCGGATACGAGCAAAATATGGTCAAGATTAGACACACCcatttttttgcattcatctcctaAATATGGAAGACAATGACCAATTGGGTTAAATTAGGTTTTTAAAGAGTTCaagttttaaaattcaaaaacaaaatctAAAAAAGCTATTtgcatattaatatttaattaaaaagtatCAATTTTACTTGTTTACCATATACCATTACATTAAAAAAACTTTTTATTGTTGTGTCATGCCATATCCTATGTGTCACGTCTGACATAGGagaaatattatgttattttataattttagtctTACTTCTTAATCAGTAGACATATAAATAGACACCTAGGATTATAAGATATCTTTCGGGTTTAAATCTAGAGCTAGGATTATTAGTTACCATTAGGGTGTAAATCTAAGGCTTGATTAAAACTTTATTTGTAACCCTAGCATAAATAAGTTGTAGTTATTTACAGCCACATCAttcttgttattttctttgaattaatagaaaaattaaagttttttatAACTGTTTTTTCTAGAGTTCCAACTTTTTCTGCTCATTTTTCAGTCCAAATTCTAGTGATTTACTGTTATTTTCCCCGTAAGTG
Protein-coding sequences here:
- the LOC107902150 gene encoding F-box protein CPR1, producing the protein MRRKEFVGSFQVPEEIEREILSRLPVKSLFRFKTVKKSWRNLIGDSTFIAMHLNCYGSNTDGFLVHGCYSYGIQLSRSSFDQPRKYIIGSINGLVCLSDKIRCFLKKDDRLRIHICSPSTREIMELPQCYHDHNDFLSGIGFGFCRKFNDYKVVKVSYRRDSSSSEAQVQVYSSNMNSWKMIKIENPSLWTLLPLYRGSGCFNGAFHWQGLKKSSSKKIIKTVVSFQFDEEVFREINLPNDPDFQGDVQFFITEYRDFFSSLVVKQGPNVNVYKVWVMKEYGAPDSWIKQLTIEVPISQDQVMFRSIRDIKYKDILFQDSHHRFIWYDTKSKQMDGQSQLLLQWYCTRCKESLVSLSQKR